The nucleotide window TTCAAAGCTTTGAACCTCAATGGATTCTATGGACGTACAATCCTTCACCATCAAATCAAATAAAATCGTTGTTATCAAATCTTATAATTCATTTAAAGAAATTAGAAtctttatcttatttttatattttctaaattttaacattcatattcaaaattcatagctACCATTCTTAATAAAATTCCCACCTAACATTAATTGTGATTAGCAAAAATCAGCTAACTAATATAATTTCACATATAACACTTAAAGTAGACTTCAAGTATAAGTCAATGACTATATgcattaaattatgaaaatcaaTACACACCACTTTTTCAATTACATTGATGTATGTGAATGCTTGATCATCTTCACATATCCATTCcccaaaaaagaaaaatcaaatcgTATAATCATTAAGTTTTAAcaactattcaatttaatcattggAGATGAACAAAGAGCTTTATACGATCCATATCCTTTATTCATACTTCTTGAACTTAAACGATGACGAGAAGGACTGCACCCAAAGCTACAAATGAAACGAGTACTCATTTCTCCATCATCACCATTATCATCCATCTCTGCCAAAACTTTATAAAACAAATCAACATcacaaggaagaagaagaggaccTTCACTATTGAACCCATATTCAAGCTCAGCGTCTTCAAGCAACATCTTGAACAATGGATGGTTAACCAATTCGGTCTTGATGACGAATCTTTGCCTTTCAGATCCAACGTATACCGAAAAACACCCTTCCGGAGCCaccttgtttttctttttatgatCATCCATGGATGAGGAAGGAATATGACATGATTTGCTCTTCTTCATCAATGGATTCACCGATGAGTTCTTGCCACTATTTCCAAGAGATTTGCATCTGTCCCAGGCCTTAGCCAACATGTTTTTCTTCAGTTTCATCTTTTCAACATCCATTCAAGACAAACCCAGATTTTGTTTTGTGATTTTTTGGCTTCTTTTGGGGGGTTGTTTGGCAATATATATATGTAGATATGATTTAGTGGATAATCATCATAAAGCTTGGAAAGTCagctcaattatatatatatatatatacacacacacatataacaACGCTGGTAGATTTTGAATATTTAAGAAAGGAGGGCTATGTGAACGACAAAGAGAGGCCACTTCTTTATGCCTTCAACGCCATTGTCTCTTAGTGgagaaataagataaaataaattaattcaaaaCAGGAACTAATAAataagaaatcatgaaaaaaaaaaaaggaaaaaaggaaaGATGTGTTGGGGGACTTAGTATAGAGAAAAGACAAAAGAGAGTTGTTTGAGGGATGAGTCTTGTTGTCGGTATTAGGTGGTATATATTATGTTGGTTTATAGTTAACACTTGGAGAAGACATTGTATAGTGGGGGTAGGCTAGGTGAATTTTCTTGGAAGTCTTCATTTCACCTTTTGTTTTTAATCTTTTACAATTTGCCCCTCGTTTTCCTTGTTAGGGGAGTGTTAATTAGAATggaaacaaaagaaaaggaagaatttgtaacactatgATGGCTATAAGATTAGCTGTTTTGAAATTTGAGATTAGATTTAATTTACTTGTGTACTATTATTAAGTATATTGTTAGTGAAATTAAAAGTTTACCAAACTTAATTATTTGAATAGTGGTAAAAGTTTATATTTGACATCTAAATGAGATGGATTCAAATCTTGTCATCCCTTTTCTTTCTCTCAATCATACAAAAAGTTTCATAAGTAAGATTAAAAAGctagtatatatttttattttaagaaaatataatATAGGGACATAATATGATCAAGTCAAAGATGATATTTAGGTGAAATCCTCTATATTGGATGAATATGTTTTTTCCATCACCTAATCATGATGTTGTCCCTATGAAGTGGCTTGTTTATATTGACACGTTCTTCTTTGATTCAATAGGAAATAAAACAAttccttaaaaaaattaaatttgacaTAATAATTGATATattgtaaataaaatattttaaaaacaatatttGATGCATTATCATTACATAAgtctcataataataataaaataatagtttattattagtataaaataaaaaatattaaaaattaaaaattcatataaataactttattttaaaataaatattaaacataaattaatataaaaatatcaaaattgaaatccgaaatatataattttaaatataaaataaattcgaTATTTTTATTTCACACCAATAATAATGTAACCTGTATATCGGTACTACAATAtactaattcaatattttaattttacaatCAAACTCTAAATACGACCATtgtctatttttttaaaattttattgcaCTTTACAAATTTTAAATTCTAGTTGTGGCtatcaattaatttttttaattagatACATTTACAGCCATCCACTTATAAATACTAATGTAGTTCATACCAGTCTAGATATGTATCGAAATTAcagataaaacatttaaaacaattgaattctgtacaataatCAGGTTTTACTATTTCAATATTTATCATACCAATCCATTTACAGATGAAACCTTCACCATGTAAGAACATTGCAAGCAATATAAAGTTGACAAAGTGGAAAATTAATAGGAAAAAGAAAACGCAATTTGATGGAGCAATAATCatatagaaaaaaataaattacactcaataacttcaaaaagttacaaaataatcatccaattattcttaactttttatttaagttaccaaactgttaatttttttttaaaacaaaaaatagtTTAGCTAGTGAACTCCAAGCGATGATTCAATGATTGTTACGGTGTATTAGTACCCATCAACAAGTAGAAAAATATATCTGTCGATTTGATGGTCAATGTTGGAGATTAGAGAAGAAAACTATTTGAATTTTGGTTCTCAGATTTGTGATGTTCAAAGTTGATTCATGAAAAAAACTGAATTATAGATGAGAAGGAAAAATAGAGCTTATGATTGGTGTAGGCggtgagaaaaaaaaaaccatacaATAACGATTTTAACAGTTTAGTGATTTAAatgtaaattattaaataatttaatggtcattttataattttttaaagttaagtgacTAGAGTGTAAATATACTAAAATAACCTTGAATATACTTTATTAATGGCTGCGCAAAGATTGCATGAAGGGAGCATGACATTCCCCATCCGTTGAACTAATGACAAAGTTAAACGTGTTTGAATCAAACTCCTTTAAGGGGTCACCTTAATCCCAGACCACTCACCAACATGACGTTATAGTTGTCACTTCATAATTTGTCTGCAATTTTTTTCCCATTTCCTTGACTTTTCTTTTTAGTATGAATTAAACCTTAATATCTCCAACTATACTCCAAACAAGGGTTATTTgacaaaaatgattaaaaaaaatttaattacaaaaataaccaAGTTAAAAAACAATCATCCAAATAATTTGAAATGAACAGTAAATTAGGGTGGGAGACCTAAATGGCCGGCACCACTTATATTTTTGTACCAATCATCACTTGATAATTTTCTCAAgtgtttaaaaaaatatttttttgggcTTGGGGACTTAAATGGCCGACACCATCGTCTTTTTTTCCTGCTCGTATCATATTGATATATTTTACACGagtattagaaaaaaaatttgaactGGGGGACATTGATGGCCGGCACcaaatttattgattaaaattttttTGGGTGCTGGCCAACTAATGGCTAACATTTAccttttcaaaaatttttttttggttaggGGTACTAGATTGTGGCTTTAGCTTTTTCGGGGACCGAAAATTTTTTTTCATGTACTGAGACACTGATGGTCGACATTCTTGTAccaaatttgagaaaaaaaaaattttgggtgcTGAGACATTGGTGGCCGACACCTTATACTAggtaaaaaaaaaagggtgttggGACACTGATAGCCAACAcccacttagcctatatataTGGAAGGCCTTGGGGGTGTGATATTTTAGTTGgttggaaaaaaaattgttgaGCGTACCACAAAATGGGAGTGTTTGGGAGTGTACTATCAAATGTTGATATTGATTTTTGTAGTGTATCATCCAATGAGTGTGATGTAGTGGGTTGCATATGAGAGTGTTTGGGAGTGTACAACCGAATTTCTGGGTTGAATTATATACTGTCACGTGAATTGCAAAGGTTATGCCATTAAGGGTCGGATGACTTCTTTCGCCATGTATGGTGAACTGTGTAGACCAGTTACGGTTAAAGAATATGGTGGGCGAACAAGGCTTGATTCAAGCAGAATACAACTAACTGTGGAGAAACTATTATTCAAAATGTTTGTATTATTTTTGTATCTGTAAATCAATTTTAGTTCGTATTATTTGTTGgttgaattttatattttcgtataaaaattattctaaaatgtttgttttattttgggatgctataaaaatattttaatccaTATTTTTGGTcgattttatattttcatatataaattataaatattttcgtAAATTAGTTTTGAAGAATGTTCGTGCtttcttatattattatttacgtAATATTATTTGTTGGAATTATATATTTTTGACTTAATATTTTGTACTATGTCAACTTGATAATTACGataaaaattctaaatatttcgtgtttgtaaaaaaaatacaaaataaatatttaaaaaaaatcaaaactgcGTAGATCCCGATGACATCCTAGGTGCTGGCGTATAACGTTCGGGGTGCCTCCGTCGGTGAGGTCGTGCAGCTTGTTGAGGCATTTGATAGTTGCCCGGGCTGACCTCCGGTGTCCCTTCCGGTGCATTGAAGAAAGATGTATAATCGTATACCCAATCATCGAGGGTGTTGGAGTATTGCAATTCTAGAGGTGCCTAGGCAAAAATATCGTCAATGTTAGGTGTAGGTGATTGCCGATGGAGCTCCGGGTGGTATGAGGATGATCCAGAGTGTGTTGAATCTTGAGGCTCGGGGTCTTTGCCAAATATATCTTCAAACGAATAAGGATTCAGATTGGGGGTATACGAGGTTTCCTTGAATGCTTCATAGTTGGGCTCGGGATCTATATTGGAGACAGAATTTGTGTTTCTGAATGGTTAAACTCGGTTATGATGCGGTCATGTTCTGGTCCTATGCCATCGAGTAGATTCCGGTAGCCCGTGTTCCAGAATCAACATGTATTGACCTTGGTAATTGTAAGGCAACATGTTTTCGAAGTACCATTTTGGTACTCGCGTCAAGAAATGAACCTAGTGTCCGAGACAAACAAGGTGAGTCGCCTCTCATGTCGGGTGTTCCACAGAAAGATATACGGAACGTGTTGGTTTACCAAATTTATGTAGTCCCTCCCCTTTTTATCAATCCCGTGTATTTCTCCTAATATATATGGAGGGTCCGGTATGGGTTGTATGCAACCGAACTGTCTTAATACTCGATCCGCGACATGCCACTCAACcatatgaaaattaattaatggCATGTTTGTTACAAACAGAGTTTGCTAATCGTGTACCTATAATGGTATGAGTGTCGTAAATTTTAGGTCCGAATATGATGTCCATAGAAACTGCACAGTACAGAGTAAACAATATTTTAGCTAAGTTTAATTTATTTTGCAAAATAtgtatgtgaaaaataaaatagaataaaataaataaaaataaagaacacataaattttacgtggaaaccctttcgggaaaaaaccacgggcagaggagaagaaaattcactatgtcgaaaaatttttactcaaatacaagaggaatagactatgtctatttataggcttgcaaagccatattctagtaggattgaaacaccttatcctaatcaatataaaatagatggagtttaataaggtttaaaaccttattctaaaataaaataaaagaagtctagttctatatggattttacttttattttattttccatcgtattttatttaaataagaatttgggtcacttaattctaacaatctccaccttgacacaaattctcaatgaacaagttcttcatcgcgaactttcaataaacaagttcttcacctcttccaaaaacccttaagggtttaacttcaacaatgaacaccaaccaagtctaagcaatgctcaaacttggttataggaagtgac belongs to Gossypium arboreum isolate Shixiya-1 chromosome 7, ASM2569848v2, whole genome shotgun sequence and includes:
- the LOC108488050 gene encoding auxin-responsive protein SAUR50, coding for MDVEKMKLKKNMLAKAWDRCKSLGNSGKNSSVNPLMKKSKSCHIPSSSMDDHKKKNKVAPEGCFSVYVGSERQRFVIKTELVNHPLFKMLLEDAELEYGFNSEGPLLLPCDVDLFYKVLAEMDDNGDDGEMSTRFICSFGCSPSRHRLSSRSMNKGYGSYKALCSSPMIKLNSC